Proteins co-encoded in one Flavobacterium fluviale genomic window:
- a CDS encoding T9SS type B sorting domain-containing protein, translated as MRNFTFKRFNLFKLFFLISLFFITTQTRAQFPYSQSFKNSTAPGVLFGGEPQAFLTGGAGLKDGYNDANGSGYLRLTNKQGSQKGIVYSDMYSFPSAYGMTISFEYYTHGGNGADGIAFILFDATASPVAAGAFGGSLGYAQRNTETGFSKGYLGIGIDEYGNFSANNEGKSGGAPGGVLPSNVTLRGAGAGTSGYPHLISVQTTALASSFSVAGGDRGATDNSKSGFRKMEVVLKPRSGGGFFIDVYLTHGSIRELIINNYEYKITAPSNLKFAISSSTGGSNNFHEIRNLNITVDKSTLLTPVANADTFTGCIGLATTSGDITSNDNGSVNTLGTINKSTVDLDPAVTGIQTTKTVANKGTFTYNSTTGAVTFNPLNNTVTGPVQITYTFNDTYDKTSNTATITYNTYTAITNNSITAPSTSTFCTAPHDPGIITGSTAAGGSTSSGGPSTLTYQWESSINNIDFNPISGATNESYDPPSTSNTAYYRRVVSSATCKDVSNVVSIVFGQASTPTATAATAITCNSFTANWNVVPNATSYGLSVSKDSNFSTHEGNLDGRNLNSSATSFNVSGLTSGQTYYFKVWSFNSCGVGPTASNVITVTVGNGSIAGTISSAQTICSGTAPQDLTLSVYTGTIQWQSSTNNSTFNDISGAAGAVLTSAQMGALTANTYYRAVVKSGACTAANTASVLITISAVPSLASISQFATTCEGAPARINLKGLLPNTTSTIGYSIDGLAQTPVTGVVADGSGDSFFETVVLTAANNGKTLRVSTVTTTSATPSCSTSVNKDVVLNVNAASVGGTIASVAAICSGTSPANLVLSGNNGSVLRWQKSTDSNFSTRTDINVASATLTSTNIGNLTANTYFRAIVQNGACAAVFSDPVLVTVNALPAVLSLIGNTICVSPGGNGTITSSTSANGISYQLYNSGNTAVQSAKSGNGSALTWTNLPAANGYYVIGTNNATTCSSKSSSVNILTTPDPDALVLTGSTICVSPGGNGTITSSTSVTGIDYQLYNSTNATVQVAKSGTGSALTWTNLAAGNSYYVIGTNTTTTCSSTSNTVNVATTLNPTAPVLTGSVICALPGGDGTISFTASVNNVNYQLFDSNDVAVQSVKSGNGSALTWTNLNAANGYYVIATNTANCTVKSNVVNITTNPNPTISIGGTLTACLTTTLTTNTNVSSPTYVWYKNNIVISDETSSSLVVNTDGDYKVKVTNTSTGCETTSAAATVKVSDTEKPAKPILAAITAECSATVTPPTTTDNCKGTITGTTSDPLNYSTQGEFTINWSFNDGNGNTETATQKVIIKDTQKPTITCPSTVVVSADANSCSATAVTLGTPVTSDNCTGTITVTNDAPSSFPIGNTTVTWKAVDAAGNTETCTQTVTVNDTQKPTITCPSTVIVSADANSCSATAVTLGTPVTSDNCTGTITVINDAPSSFPIGNTTVTWKAVDAAGNTETCTQLVKVVGPIIANKDAASINGYDGGTAVSDVLANDLLNCAAIVRNEVILTLDSTLPSVLTFDTTTGKVTVKPNTPIGVYSFDYKICEIANAANCNKATVEVTVTAPSILAVKEDLGTINGSTGGTMTSLIASDKLNGVQAVIGLYPGEVTLSGTAPTGLTVNADGTVSVSQGVKAGSYDINYTICDNNNAGNCSSATSTVTVTAGVLIANLDTVSGSVIGGNTSQTLINIFENDTHNGSKLNPSDVKMTAGADPKGYLTIDTNGNAVLGANAPAGNYEITYEICELLNPGNCSSNKVEVTVTAPSILAVKEDLGPINGSTGGTTTSLIASDKLNGVQAVIGSNPGEVTLSGTAPAGLTVNADGTVSVSQGVKAGSYDINYTICDNNNPGNCSSATSTVTVTAGILIANLDTVSGSVTGGNTAQTLINIFENDTVNGSKLNTSDVKMTSGTDPKGYLTIDTNGNAVLGANAPAGNYEITYEICEILNPANCSSNKVEVTVTAPSILAVKEDLGPINGSTGGTTTSLIASDKLNGVQAVIGLNPGEVTLSGTAPAGLTVNADGTISVSQGLKAGSYDINYTICDNNNPGNCSSATSIVTVTAGVLIANLDTVSGSVIGGNTSQTLINIFENDTHNGSKLNPSDVKMTSGTDPKGYLTIDTNGNAVLGANAPAGNYEITYEICELLNPGNCSSNKVEVTVTAPSILAVKEDLGPINGSTGGTTTSLIASDKLNGVQAVIGSNPAEVTLSGTAPAGLTVNADGTVSVSQGVKAGSYDVQYTICDNNNPGNCSSATSTVTVTAGVLIANLDTVSGSVIGGNTSQTLINIFENDTHNGSKLNPSDVMMTPGTDPKGYLTIDTNGNAVLGANAPAGNYEIEYEICELLNPGNCSSNKVEVTVTGANLVANEDLVPSAVGVNVSQTLINVFTNDTTNGNALVPSDVKLTAGTDPKGYLTLDENGNVILAPNAPAGDYELLYTICEKLNTSNCSSNVVKVTVTEPKMTLTADSYCSNNVPYVNYTVTPDNFTTTNLLTIKWIDSANNVVATQTNLPLSGTVIWPGAEVDGSGNGVDWPGWVVNNGQWTEGSDGFELTKNGVKMEFSLNPTVTVSVAYPAATSGCNARPTFSIKANDDEAGPVDVKKGVNAVVNIFANDLLNGVKPNPSDVILSTVVANSNLTLNANGSIDIAANTPNGVHELTYQICDASNTGNCSQAVIKITVLNSVDPAPPTAGQFSLGNDSNISVDGINGSIEFVNVLDNDLINGQPINSADVVVKPITINDYFEWNADGTVSVKPNTPGGNYPLTYQVCEKGSALNCATAVLNVFVEVPAIAVVKTAVFNDENKSGFANAGETITYNFTVTNTGNVPLINVLVTDPLTGVVVSGQAISLAVGETNNSNFSAVYKITQEDINRGSVSNQATVKGSSARGVNVEDLSDDSNNSGDNPTVLDLNGCSIKVLNAFSPNGDEKNARFYIRGIECYPENTVEIYNRWGVLVFSIDHYNNTDRSFIGYSNGRSTVKQTDGLPVGTYFYILKYKDSASNPHQESSYLYINK; from the coding sequence ATGCGTAACTTTACTTTTAAAAGGTTTAATTTATTTAAACTGTTTTTTCTTATTTCATTATTTTTTATCACGACTCAAACTAGGGCGCAATTTCCTTACTCACAGTCGTTTAAAAATTCAACAGCTCCAGGTGTTTTATTTGGAGGTGAACCGCAGGCTTTTTTAACGGGCGGAGCAGGTTTAAAAGATGGATATAATGATGCTAATGGTTCTGGATATTTGCGATTGACAAATAAACAGGGGAGTCAAAAAGGGATTGTTTATTCAGATATGTATTCGTTTCCATCTGCGTATGGAATGACGATTTCGTTTGAATATTATACTCATGGTGGAAACGGTGCCGATGGTATCGCTTTTATTCTGTTTGATGCAACTGCTTCTCCAGTTGCCGCTGGTGCCTTTGGTGGATCTTTAGGTTATGCACAAAGAAATACTGAAACAGGTTTCTCTAAAGGTTATCTGGGTATTGGAATTGATGAATATGGAAACTTCTCTGCTAATAATGAAGGAAAAAGCGGCGGGGCGCCCGGTGGTGTTTTGCCTAGTAATGTGACTTTAAGAGGTGCGGGAGCAGGAACGAGTGGTTATCCGCATTTGATTTCGGTACAAACAACAGCTTTAGCAAGTTCTTTTAGCGTTGCTGGAGGAGATAGAGGAGCAACAGATAATTCTAAATCTGGTTTTAGAAAAATGGAAGTTGTTTTAAAACCTCGTTCAGGAGGGGGATTTTTTATTGATGTTTACTTAACTCATGGTAGTATAAGAGAGTTAATAATTAATAATTATGAGTATAAAATTACAGCGCCATCTAATTTAAAATTTGCAATTTCTTCTTCAACCGGAGGATCTAATAATTTTCATGAAATACGTAATTTAAATATTACAGTTGATAAATCGACACTTTTAACTCCAGTAGCAAATGCAGACACATTTACTGGTTGTATCGGATTGGCAACGACTTCTGGAGATATTACTTCGAATGATAATGGATCAGTAAATACTTTAGGAACAATTAATAAATCTACTGTTGATCTAGATCCAGCAGTCACAGGAATTCAAACAACTAAAACAGTTGCCAATAAAGGGACTTTTACTTATAATTCCACTACAGGAGCAGTAACTTTTAATCCGTTAAACAATACTGTTACTGGTCCGGTTCAAATCACTTATACTTTTAATGATACTTATGACAAGACTTCTAATACAGCGACAATAACTTATAATACATATACAGCTATTACCAATAACTCGATTACAGCACCTTCTACAAGTACTTTTTGTACGGCACCACATGATCCAGGTATTATTACAGGTTCAACGGCTGCTGGGGGTTCAACAAGTAGCGGCGGGCCTTCTACATTGACCTATCAATGGGAGAGCAGTATTAATAATATTGATTTTAATCCTATCTCAGGAGCTACAAATGAAAGTTATGATCCACCAAGTACAAGTAATACTGCTTATTATAGAAGAGTAGTTTCTTCTGCAACTTGTAAGGACGTGAGTAATGTAGTTTCTATTGTTTTTGGACAGGCTAGCACACCAACAGCAACCGCAGCAACCGCAATAACTTGTAATAGTTTTACAGCAAATTGGAATGTTGTTCCTAATGCAACATCTTATGGGCTATCGGTTTCTAAAGATTCAAATTTCAGCACTCACGAGGGAAATTTAGATGGAAGAAATCTTAATTCATCAGCTACTTCTTTTAATGTTAGTGGTTTAACTTCTGGGCAGACTTATTATTTTAAAGTTTGGTCTTTCAATTCATGTGGAGTTGGGCCGACGGCTTCAAATGTAATTACAGTAACTGTAGGAAATGGATCGATTGCTGGAACAATATCTTCTGCACAAACCATTTGTTCAGGGACTGCTCCACAAGATCTGACCTTATCTGTTTATACTGGAACAATTCAGTGGCAGTCATCAACAAATAACAGTACTTTTAACGATATTTCTGGAGCTGCAGGAGCTGTTTTAACAAGTGCTCAAATGGGAGCACTTACTGCAAATACATACTATAGAGCAGTTGTTAAAAGTGGGGCATGTACAGCCGCAAATACGGCATCAGTTTTGATTACGATAAGTGCAGTTCCAAGTTTAGCATCAATTTCACAATTTGCAACAACTTGCGAAGGAGCACCAGCAAGAATAAACTTAAAAGGATTATTACCGAACACAACATCTACTATTGGTTATTCTATAGATGGACTTGCGCAAACTCCTGTTACGGGAGTTGTGGCTGATGGATCTGGAGACAGCTTTTTTGAAACTGTGGTTTTAACTGCAGCAAATAATGGTAAAACTTTAAGAGTTTCAACTGTTACTACAACAAGTGCAACTCCAAGTTGTAGCACTAGTGTCAATAAAGATGTTGTTTTAAATGTAAACGCAGCTTCAGTTGGAGGAACAATTGCATCAGTAGCGGCAATTTGCTCTGGAACTTCGCCGGCTAATCTGGTATTAAGCGGTAATAATGGTTCGGTTTTAAGATGGCAAAAATCGACAGATTCAAATTTTTCAACCCGAACAGATATTAATGTGGCTTCGGCAACATTAACAAGTACTAACATAGGAAACTTAACAGCAAATACTTATTTTAGAGCTATCGTACAAAATGGCGCTTGTGCTGCTGTTTTCTCAGATCCTGTTTTAGTAACTGTAAATGCATTGCCGGCAGTTCTTTCTCTAATAGGAAATACAATTTGCGTTTCGCCTGGCGGTAATGGAACTATTACTTCTTCAACTTCAGCAAATGGTATAAGTTATCAATTATATAATTCAGGTAATACCGCAGTTCAATCTGCAAAATCAGGTAACGGATCTGCATTAACTTGGACAAATCTCCCTGCAGCAAATGGTTATTATGTAATTGGAACAAACAATGCAACAACTTGTTCATCTAAAAGTAGTTCAGTAAATATCTTAACTACTCCAGATCCCGACGCTCTTGTTTTAACAGGAAGTACAATCTGTGTTTCACCTGGCGGTAACGGTACAATAACATCTTCAACTTCGGTAACCGGAATAGATTATCAATTATACAATTCTACCAATGCTACAGTTCAAGTCGCAAAATCGGGAACAGGATCAGCTTTAACTTGGACAAATCTTGCTGCCGGAAATAGTTATTATGTAATTGGAACGAACACTACAACTACATGTTCTTCTACAAGTAATACAGTAAATGTTGCCACTACTTTAAATCCCACAGCGCCTGTATTAACTGGAAGTGTAATTTGTGCATTACCTGGAGGAGATGGGACTATTTCTTTTACAGCCTCGGTAAATAACGTAAATTACCAATTATTTGATTCAAATGATGTTGCAGTTCAGTCTGTAAAATCTGGTAACGGATCTGCATTAACATGGACTAATCTTAATGCAGCAAACGGATATTATGTAATTGCAACCAATACAGCAAATTGTACAGTAAAAAGTAATGTAGTTAACATTACAACTAATCCAAATCCAACAATTTCGATTGGAGGGACATTAACAGCTTGCTTAACAACTACTTTAACGACAAATACAAATGTGAGTTCGCCAACTTATGTTTGGTATAAAAATAATATTGTAATTTCTGATGAAACATCATCATCATTAGTAGTGAATACTGATGGGGATTATAAAGTAAAAGTTACGAATACTTCGACTGGATGCGAAACAACTTCTGCTGCTGCAACTGTCAAAGTTAGTGATACAGAAAAGCCGGCAAAACCAATTTTGGCAGCTATCACAGCAGAGTGCTCAGCAACTGTAACACCTCCAACAACAACAGATAACTGTAAAGGAACAATAACAGGAACAACAAGTGATCCATTGAATTATTCAACTCAGGGAGAGTTTACTATCAATTGGAGTTTTAATGATGGAAATGGAAATACGGAAACAGCCACTCAAAAAGTAATAATTAAGGATACTCAAAAACCAACAATTACATGTCCTTCAACAGTTGTAGTTTCTGCTGATGCTAATTCATGTTCGGCGACAGCTGTAACTTTAGGCACACCAGTAACATCAGATAACTGTACGGGAACTATAACTGTAACAAATGATGCGCCTTCAAGTTTTCCAATTGGAAACACAACAGTAACTTGGAAAGCTGTAGATGCGGCCGGAAATACTGAGACTTGTACACAGACAGTAACGGTAAACGATACTCAAAAACCAACAATTACATGTCCTTCAACAGTTATAGTTTCTGCTGATGCTAATTCATGTTCGGCGACAGCTGTAACTTTAGGAACACCAGTAACATCAGATAACTGCACGGGAACTATAACCGTAATAAATGATGCACCTTCAAGTTTTCCAATCGGAAACACAACAGTAACTTGGAAAGCTGTGGACGCAGCCGGAAATACTGAGACTTGTACGCAGCTTGTAAAAGTTGTAGGACCAATTATCGCCAATAAAGACGCTGCTTCAATTAACGGATATGATGGAGGAACAGCAGTTTCAGATGTCTTAGCAAATGATCTACTTAATTGTGCTGCTATAGTAAGGAATGAAGTTATTTTAACTTTGGATTCTACTTTACCTTCAGTTTTAACTTTTGACACTACAACTGGAAAAGTTACAGTTAAACCAAATACACCAATAGGAGTATATTCATTTGACTATAAAATTTGTGAGATTGCGAATGCTGCAAATTGCAATAAAGCAACAGTTGAAGTAACAGTTACAGCGCCATCAATTTTAGCAGTAAAAGAAGATTTAGGTACAATTAACGGAAGTACAGGCGGCACGATGACATCGCTTATTGCATCTGATAAATTAAACGGTGTTCAAGCTGTTATCGGGTTATACCCAGGAGAAGTTACTTTAAGCGGAACAGCTCCGACAGGACTAACTGTAAATGCAGACGGGACAGTAAGTGTCAGCCAAGGCGTAAAAGCAGGAAGTTACGATATAAACTATACAATCTGCGACAACAATAATGCAGGAAACTGTTCATCAGCAACTTCAACAGTTACGGTAACAGCAGGGGTTCTGATTGCGAATCTTGATACAGTTTCAGGATCTGTAATCGGCGGAAACACTTCTCAGACGTTAATTAACATTTTTGAGAATGATACTCATAACGGATCAAAACTGAATCCTTCAGATGTTAAGATGACAGCAGGCGCAGATCCAAAAGGATATCTAACAATAGATACCAATGGAAATGCCGTTTTAGGAGCTAATGCACCAGCAGGAAATTATGAGATTACATATGAAATATGCGAGCTTTTAAACCCAGGAAACTGCAGTTCAAATAAAGTAGAAGTAACAGTTACAGCACCATCAATTTTAGCAGTAAAAGAAGATTTAGGTCCAATTAATGGAAGCACAGGCGGCACGACGACATCTCTTATTGCATCTGACAAACTAAACGGTGTTCAAGCTGTTATCGGGTCAAACCCAGGAGAAGTTACTCTAAGCGGAACAGCTCCAGCAGGACTAACTGTAAATGCAGACGGGACAGTAAGCGTCAGCCAAGGCGTAAAAGCAGGAAGTTACGATATAAACTATACAATCTGCGATAACAACAATCCAGGAAACTGTTCATCAGCAACTTCAACAGTTACGGTAACAGCAGGCATTCTGATTGCGAATCTTGATACGGTTTCAGGATCTGTAACCGGCGGAAATACAGCTCAGACGTTAATTAACATTTTTGAGAATGATACTGTTAACGGATCAAAACTGAATACTTCAGATGTTAAGATGACATCAGGCACAGATCCAAAAGGATATCTAACAATAGATACCAATGGGAATGCCGTTTTAGGAGCCAATGCACCAGCAGGAAATTATGAGATTACATATGAAATATGCGAGATATTGAACCCAGCAAACTGCAGTTCAAATAAAGTTGAAGTAACAGTTACTGCGCCATCAATTTTAGCAGTAAAAGAAGATTTAGGTCCAATTAATGGAAGCACAGGAGGCACGACGACATCGCTTATTGCATCTGATAAATTAAACGGTGTTCAAGCTGTTATCGGGTTAAACCCAGGAGAAGTTACTTTAAGCGGAACAGCTCCCGCAGGATTAACTGTAAATGCAGACGGGACAATAAGCGTCAGCCAAGGCTTAAAAGCAGGAAGTTACGATATAAACTATACAATCTGCGATAACAACAATCCAGGAAACTGTTCGTCAGCAACTTCAATAGTTACGGTAACAGCAGGGGTTCTGATTGCGAATCTTGATACAGTTTCAGGATCTGTAATCGGCGGAAACACTTCTCAGACGTTAATTAACATTTTTGAGAATGATACTCATAACGGATCAAAACTGAATCCTTCAGATGTTAAGATGACATCAGGCACAGATCCAAAAGGATATTTAACAATTGATACGAATGGAAATGCCGTTTTAGGAGCTAATGCACCAGCAGGAAATTATGAGATTACGTATGAAATATGTGAGCTTTTAAACCCAGGAAACTGCAGTTCAAATAAAGTTGAAGTAACAGTTACTGCACCATCAATTTTAGCCGTAAAAGAAGATTTAGGTCCAATTAACGGAAGTACAGGCGGCACGACGACGTCGCTTATTGCATCTGACAAACTAAACGGTGTTCAAGCTGTTATCGGGTCAAACCCAGCAGAAGTTACTCTAAGCGGAACAGCTCCAGCAGGACTAACTGTAAATGCAGATGGGACAGTGAGCGTCAGCCAAGGCGTAAAAGCAGGAAGTTACGATGTACAATATACAATCTGCGACAACAACAATCCAGGAAACTGTTCATCAGCAACTTCAACAGTTACGGTAACAGCAGGCGTTCTGATTGCGAATCTTGATACAGTTTCAGGATCTGTAATCGGCGGAAACACTTCTCAGACGTTAATTAACATTTTTGAGAATGATACTCATAACGGATCAAAACTGAATCCTTCAGATGTTATGATGACACCAGGCACAGATCCAAAAGGATATCTAACAATAGATACCAATGGAAATGCCGTTTTAGGAGCCAATGCACCAGCAGGAAATTATGAGATTGAGTATGAAATATGCGAGCTTTTAAACCCAGGAAACTGCAGTTCAAATAAAGTTGAAGTAACAGTTACTGGAGCAAATCTAGTAGCAAACGAAGATCTTGTTCCATCAGCAGTAGGAGTAAACGTTTCGCAAACATTAATAAATGTTTTTACAAACGATACTACAAACGGAAATGCTTTAGTACCATCAGATGTAAAACTTACGGCAGGAACAGATCCAAAAGGATATTTAACATTGGATGAAAACGGAAATGTAATCCTGGCGCCTAATGCACCAGCCGGCGATTATGAATTACTATATACTATTTGTGAAAAATTAAATACATCTAATTGCAGTTCAAATGTTGTAAAAGTAACTGTAACAGAACCAAAAATGACATTAACGGCAGATAGTTACTGTTCAAACAATGTTCCTTATGTAAATTACACAGTTACACCAGATAATTTTACAACAACAAATTTATTGACAATTAAATGGATTGACAGTGCAAATAATGTTGTAGCGACTCAGACTAACCTGCCACTAAGCGGTACTGTTATTTGGCCGGGTGCAGAAGTTGATGGAAGTGGAAATGGAGTAGACTGGCCAGGATGGGTTGTAAACAATGGACAATGGACAGAAGGTTCAGATGGTTTTGAGCTTACAAAAAATGGAGTAAAAATGGAGTTTTCGTTAAATCCAACCGTGACGGTTTCTGTAGCTTATCCTGCGGCGACATCTGGTTGTAACGCCCGCCCAACTTTCTCAATTAAAGCAAATGATGATGAAGCAGGACCAGTAGATGTGAAAAAGGGAGTGAACGCAGTAGTTAACATTTTTGCAAACGATCTTCTGAATGGTGTGAAACCAAATCCTTCAGATGTTATTCTATCAACTGTTGTTGCAAATTCAAATTTAACTCTGAATGCCAACGGTTCAATCGACATTGCAGCAAATACACCTAATGGAGTTCACGAATTAACCTATCAAATTTGTGATGCTTCCAATACAGGAAACTGCAGCCAGGCAGTAATTAAAATTACGGTATTGAATAGTGTTGATCCAGCTCCTCCAACAGCAGGTCAATTTAGCTTAGGAAACGATAGTAATATTAGTGTTGACGGAATAAATGGCTCTATAGAATTTGTGAATGTTTTAGATAATGATTTAATAAATGGACAGCCAATCAATTCTGCAGATGTTGTGGTAAAACCTATAACGATTAATGACTATTTTGAGTGGAATGCAGATGGAACTGTAAGTGTTAAACCAAACACACCTGGAGGAAATTACCCATTAACATATCAGGTTTGTGAAAAAGGAAGTGCCTTAAATTGTGCAACTGCTGTTCTAAATGTTTTTGTTGAAGTTCCAGCTATTGCAGTTGTCAAAACGGCAGTTTTTAATGATGAAAATAAGAGTGGTTTTGCAAATGCAGGCGAAACAATCACTTATAACTTTACAGTAACAAACACAGGAAATGTTCCGCTTATAAATGTATTAGTAACAGATCCTTTAACGGGAGTAGTGGTTTCAGGACAAGCAATCTCATTGGCTGTTGGTGAAACTAACAATTCTAATTTCAGTGCAGTTTACAAAATAACACAAGAAGATATCAATCGCGGTAGTGTAAGCAACCAAGCAACCGTAAAAGGAAGCAGTGCAAGAGGCGTTAATGTCGAAGATTTATCAGATGACTCGAATAACAGCGGCGATAATCCAACTGTCTTAGATTTAAACGGATGTTCAATTAAAGTCCTTAATGCTTTCTCTCCAAATGGAGACGAGAAAAATGCGAGATTCTATATTCGAGGTATAGAATGTTATCCAGAGAATACAGTAGAAATTTATAATCGCTGGGGAGTTTTAGTTTTTAGTATTGATCATTATAATAATACTGATAGATCATTTATAGGATATTCTAACGGACGTTCTACTGTTAAACAAACAGACGGTCTGCCAGTAGGAACTTATTTCTATATCCTGAAATATAAAGACAGTGCCAGTAATCCGCACCAAGAATCAAGTTACTTATACATTAATAAATAA
- a CDS encoding PorP/SprF family type IX secretion system membrane protein: protein MKKLILIFMFFSIVSNAQQDAQYTQYMYNTIEINPAYAGSRGALSVFGLYRTQWVGLDGAPETSTFSVNTPLSNSDLGLGVSLVNDKIGPTTENTLSADLSYTIPTSETWNLSFGIKGTANLFNLDINKLTMEDQDDPQFQNLKNRFSPNVGAGIYYHSDRAYIGLSVPNFIETNRYDSDDTAIFKEKINYYLIAGYVFNLDRLEYIKFKPAVMTKMVEGAPLQVDVSGNFMFNDKFVLGLAYRWSASVSAMAGFQVTKGMYIGYGYDHETTRLRKYNSGSHEIFLRFDFFNNYNKMISPRFF, encoded by the coding sequence ATGAAAAAATTAATTTTAATTTTTATGTTTTTTTCGATTGTGTCTAATGCGCAGCAGGATGCGCAGTATACTCAATATATGTATAATACAATCGAAATCAATCCCGCATACGCAGGTTCAAGAGGAGCTTTGAGCGTTTTTGGATTATATCGTACACAATGGGTTGGATTAGATGGTGCACCGGAAACAAGCACATTTTCTGTTAATACACCTTTAAGTAACAGTGATTTAGGTTTAGGGGTTTCTTTAGTGAATGATAAAATCGGACCAACGACAGAAAATACGCTGTCAGCAGATTTGTCTTATACCATTCCAACTTCAGAAACATGGAATTTATCTTTCGGAATAAAAGGAACAGCCAATCTTTTTAATCTTGACATCAATAAATTGACTATGGAAGATCAAGATGATCCACAATTTCAAAACCTAAAAAACAGATTTAGTCCAAATGTTGGTGCCGGAATTTACTATCACTCAGATCGAGCTTACATCGGATTGTCGGTTCCTAATTTCATCGAAACCAATCGTTATGACTCTGATGACACTGCTATTTTCAAAGAAAAAATCAATTATTACTTAATTGCAGGTTATGTATTTAATCTCGATCGTTTAGAATATATCAAATTCAAACCAGCTGTAATGACCAAAATGGTAGAAGGAGCACCTCTTCAGGTAGATGTTTCCGGAAATTTTATGTTTAATGATAAATTCGTTTTGGGTCTTGCTTACCGTTGGAGTGCTTCTGTAAGTGCGATGGCTGGATTTCAAGTTACAAAAGGAATGTATATAGGTTATGGATACGATCATGAAACGACAAGATTGAGAAAATACAATTCTGGATCACATGAAATTTTCCTAAGATTCGACTTCTTCAATAATTATAATAAAATGATATCTCCAAGATTCTTTTAA